GGCGGCTGCACGGGGAGTTCGGCGCCCTGTGGCGGCTCACCCAGTGGAACGTGAGCGAGTCGACGCGCTCCGGCGGGGTCCCCGGCACCGGCGGCTCCGTCTTCAAGCTGCGCTACTCGCACGCCCGCCAGGAGCTGTACGACGCGGCCGCCGAGGTGCTGGGAGCGGCGGGCGGGGCGCTGTCGCTCGACGAGGAGTGGACCCTGGACCGGCTCTCGTCCCTCTCGTACACGATCGCGGCCGGGACCTCGCAGATCCAGCAGAACATCGTCGCCGAGCGGATCCTCGGCCTCCCGAAGGGCCGGTGAGGGACGTGGACTTCCAGCTGACCGAGGACCAGCGGGCCCTGCGCGCAGGCGTACGGGAGCTGCTGGAGGGACGGTACGGGCGCGAGGCGCTGCGCGCGTCCCTGGATTCGGCCGACGGGGGTGACCCGGCGGGCGTGGTCGACCGGGAGCTGTGGCGGGAGCTGGGCGAGGCCGGGTTCTTCGCGCTGCGGCTGCCGGAGGGCGGCCCCGACGGGGGCGTCGGGCTCGGGCCGGCGGAGGCGGTGCTCGTCTTCGAGGAGGCCGGGCGGGTGCTGCTGCCGGGGCCGCTGGTGGCCACGCACCTGGCCGCCGGGGTGGTGCCGGGCGCGGCGCAGGGGACGGCGGTGGTGACGGCCTTCGACCTCGGCGGCCCGTTCGTGGCGTACCTGGGGGAGTCGGACGCGGTGCTGGGGGCGGACGGGGCGGGGGCGGAAGGGGCCGCGGGCGCGGGCGCGGTGCCGGTGCGGTCCGTGGATCCGCTGACGCCGCTGTACCGGACCGCGGGGGCGCCTGGCGCGGTCTCTGGCGCGCTGCGGGACGAGGGGGCGCTGCTGACGGCCGCCCTCCAGCTGGGCAGTGCGCTGCGGACCACCGAGCTGGCGGTCCGGTACGCGAAGGAGCGCGAGCAGTTCGGGCAGCCGATCGGTGGCTTCCAGGCGGTCAAGCACCTGTGCGCGCAGATGCTGGTGCGGGGCGAGGTGGCCCGTACGGCGGTCTACGCGGCGGCGGTGACGGGCGCCCCGGGGGAGATCGCGGGCGCCAAGCTGCTGGCCGACGAGGCGGCCGTGCGCAACGCGCGGGACTGCCTCCAGGTGCACGGCGGAATGGGGTTCACCTGGGAGGCGGATGTGCACCTGCACCTGAAGCGGGCGTGGGTGCGGGCCGAGCAGTGGCGGACGGCGGCGGAGGCGGAGGAGCTGCTGGCGGCGGAGCTGGCGGCGGAGGCGGCGGCGGAGGCGGGCGGGCTCGGCGGGTAGCGGTCTCCAGGCCTGTCCTGGGCCTGTCCCGGGCCTGGTGTCCGGCCCCTGTGCGCACACGTGCTGTTACGGGTGGGACGGCGCAGGACGCATGTCTGATTACGGAGAGTTGATATCGGTTTGTGTCCTTCGCCCGCCTCATTGCGGTCCGGAGTCGGCCACGTGCTCCGGTACGCTCCGACGAATGCGAGCGGTTGAGCGGCGCGGGCGTCGCACAGTATGCAGCACGCCTACTCCTTCGCGCTGGAATATGCCCGAAGCGCTTGTTGTGGTGACTGTATGTCAACCATGCTGCTCCGCAAGGGGATCACGGACCGTGATCCCGTACTGTCGCGAGGCGATGTGTCCGCCGGTTCGGGTGGTGTGAGCGGTGCAGGTGCTTCAGGTTCAGCTTGAGGTCGGGCCGGATCCCGCAGAGGTCGGCCGAGCGCGCAGGTGGGCCCGGTCCCGCCTGGCCGGATGCGGAATGGGGGACGACGAGCCGCTCGCGGACACCTTGCTCCTGCTCATTTCCGAGCTGGTCACCAACGCCGTGGTGCATACGGGCTGTCCGGCCGTGCTGCGGATGCTCTTCGGCGGCCCGGGAGTCAGGGTCGAGGTGGCCGACGCGAGCGACCGGCCGCCCGCCCCCCGGCACGCCGAGGGGGACGACACCAACGGGCGCGGCCTGGAGCTCGTGGACGGCCTCGCGGACCGCTGGGGCTGGCAGCGCGAGGGGGCCGGGAAGCGGATCTGGTGCGAGGTCGACTGCGCCGGCGGGTCCCCGGAAGACTTTCCCGAAAAATGTGATCCGGCGCGGGAACCGCACGTGTACCTCTAACGAGGTGTTGACGGACCGTCATGTGTTGATCACTCTTGGGGGGAGCGATTCGACGCGAGGGGACGCCAAGGGCAGACCTTGACGAGTGCGGGTCGTGGGGTGGCGGCTGTGCCGTGCGGCGCTCGGGGCGTGCACGAACGTACGCCGCCACCCACAAAGAACGTCCAAAGGCCTCAGAGGATGGCGACCGGGGCCACCGGTGTGCCCGTCCCGCCGACGAAGGGCTCCGGCATCGCCGAGAGCAGGAATGAATACTTCCGTTCTTGTCCACAGGCTGTGGACAACTTTTCGAGATTCCAGTTCTGTCCCTGGTGCATGCCCATCTCGACCAGGTCGAGCGCGTGCACCGGCAGCCACAGGTTCTCGATCTCCGGCGGGAAGATCTCGAAGGTCAGGGTGTCGTTGGCGACGGCCGCGACGTCCCGCGCGTGGAACCACTCGGGCGTACGGACGGACAGGCCCGGTGACGGGTAGCCGTAGCCGTGCTTGTCGCCCGCCAGATAGACCTGGATCTGCCCGGTGCGCACGAGCACGATGTCGCCGGGCCGGACCGTGACCCCGCCGAACTCCTCGGCCTCCACCAGGTCCTCCGGGGTCACCGCGTGCCCGCCGGGCAGCCGGTCCAGGCCCTTGGCGCGCGCCACGTCCAGCAGCACCCCGCGCGAGACGATGTGGCCGGCCTTGTCGATGCCGCTGAACTGGGCGCGGGAGTGCGCGGTGATGGTGTCCGCGGGGCGCCCGTTGTAGATCTTCCCCGAGTGCGAGACGTGGGTCAGGGCGTCCCAGTGGGTCGCCGACTGCAGGCCCATGGTCACGGCGTCGTCGCTGCACGCGACGGTGCCCGGGCCGAAGATCTCCTGGTTGATCTGCACCATCGTGTGCAGCGGGTTGATCCGGCCCGGGATCATGCCGGCCTGGACGCCGTCCTCCTTCAGCGGGAGCGCGAGCGGGATCCGGCGGCCGGTGCGGATCTCGGCGGCGGCCGCCCGTACCACTTCGTCGGTGATCAGGTTCAGGGTACCGATCTCGTCGTCGGCTCCCCAACGTCCCCAGTTGTTCACGCGCTTGGCGATGTCGTGGAACTCGGCGGGCAGGCCCATGGGTCTCGTCACTCCTTCTGGACTGGGATGAACCGGACTGGGATGAACGGGGGCTTGTGCTGGCGCATCTGACTGCCCATAGAATCTAACGGTCCGTCAGAAACAGCGGGAAGGGGCCGGGCATGGGGAACTTCTTGGCAGGCAAGGTCGTCGCCGTCACGGGCGCGGGCCGGGGCATCGGGCGGGCCGTCGCACTCGCGGCGGCCGCCGAAGGCGCCAAGGTCGTCGTCAACGACTACGGCGTCGGCATCGAGGGCGGCGAACCCACCAGCGAGATCGCCGAAGGCGTGGTGAAGGAGATCCTCGCCGCGGGCGGAGAGGCCGTCGCCGTCGCCGACGACATCTCCACCATGGCGGGCGGCCAGCGCATCGTCGACACCGCGCTCGCCCGCTACGGCCGGATCGACGGCGTCGTCTGCGTCGCGGGCATCCTGCGCGAACGGATGCTCTTCAACATGTCCGAGGAGGAGTGGGACCCCGTCGTCGCCACCCACCTCAAGGGCACCTTCACCGTCTTCCGCGCCGCCTCCGCCGTCATGCGCAAACAGGGCACCGGCACGCTCATCGGCTTCACCAGCGGCAACCACCAGGGCTCCGTGGCCCAGGCCAACTACAGCGCCGCCAAGGGCGGGATCATCTCGCTCGTGCGCTCCGCCGCCCTCGGGCTGAGCCGGTACGGGGTCACCGCCAACGCCGTCGCCCCGGTCGCCCGGACCCGGATGTCGGCCAACGTCCCCATGGAGCTCAAGGAGATCGGCGAGCCGGAGGACGTGGCCGCACTGGTCACCTACCTGCTCAGCGACAAGGCGGTCGCGGTCGGCGGCGAGAAGATCACCGGGCAGGTGTACACGATCGCCGGACCCAAGATCGCCGTCTGGGCGCAGCCGCGCGAACTGCGCGCCGGATACGCCGAAGGGTCCTGGACCCCCGAGAAGATCGCCGACTTCCTCCCGGGGACGGTCGGCACCGACCCCATGCCGATGCTGGCGCAGCTGGAGGCCATGGCCAAGGCGGCGGCCGCCAAGGACCGGCCCAACGCCCGCCCGGGCGCCTAGGAGCTGCGGTGGACTTCGGCTTCGGGGCGGCGGAGGGGGAGCTGCGCGCCCGCGCGCGGCAATGGCTCGCCGGGCACCTCGTGGGACCGTACGCCCGGGCGGTCGGCCTCGGCGGACCCGGCAGCGAACACGAAGGGATGACCGAACGGCGCGCCTGGGAAAGGGAACTGGGCCGCGGCGGCTGGATCGGCCAGGGCTGGGACGTACCGGACGGGGCGTACGGGCAGCAGCGGCTCTCGCTCACCGGGCAGGTGGTCTGGGCCGAGGAGTACGCGGCGCTGCGCGCGCCCGGCCGGGTCGGCCACATCGGCGAGAACCTCCTCGCGCCGACCCTCATCGCCTACGGGTCCCCGGAGCAGCGGGAGCGCTTCCTGCCGGGCATCGCCCGCGGCGAGGAACTGTGGTGCCAGGGATACAGCGAACCGGGCGCGGGCTCGGACCTCGCCGGGATCCGCACGGCGGCGGTCCGGGACCCGGCGGACGGCCGGCACCGCGTCACCGGCCAGAAGATCTGGACCTCGCTCGCCCGGGACGCCGACTGGTGCTTCGTGCTGGCCCGCACCGAGCCGGGCTCGCGGCGCCACCACGGGCTGTCCTTCCTCCTCGTGCCGATGGACCAGCCGGGCCGGATCGAGGTCCGGCCCATCCGGCAGATGTCGGGGACCGCCGAGTTCAACGAGGTCTTCTTCGACGGGGCGGTCGCGGTCGAGGTCGTCGGCGGAGAGGGCAACGGCTGGACGGTCGCCATGGGCCTGCTCGCCCTGGAACGCGGGGTCTCCACCCTGGTCCAGCAGATCGGC
This is a stretch of genomic DNA from Streptomyces sp. NBC_00536. It encodes these proteins:
- a CDS encoding acyl-CoA dehydrogenase family protein, with product MDFQLTEDQRALRAGVRELLEGRYGREALRASLDSADGGDPAGVVDRELWRELGEAGFFALRLPEGGPDGGVGLGPAEAVLVFEEAGRVLLPGPLVATHLAAGVVPGAAQGTAVVTAFDLGGPFVAYLGESDAVLGADGAGAEGAAGAGAVPVRSVDPLTPLYRTAGAPGAVSGALRDEGALLTAALQLGSALRTTELAVRYAKEREQFGQPIGGFQAVKHLCAQMLVRGEVARTAVYAAAVTGAPGEIAGAKLLADEAAVRNARDCLQVHGGMGFTWEADVHLHLKRAWVRAEQWRTAAEAEELLAAELAAEAAAEAGGLGG
- a CDS encoding ATP-binding protein, with amino-acid sequence MQVLQVQLEVGPDPAEVGRARRWARSRLAGCGMGDDEPLADTLLLLISELVTNAVVHTGCPAVLRMLFGGPGVRVEVADASDRPPAPRHAEGDDTNGRGLELVDGLADRWGWQREGAGKRIWCEVDCAGGSPEDFPEKCDPAREPHVYL
- a CDS encoding cyclase family protein translates to MGLPAEFHDIAKRVNNWGRWGADDEIGTLNLITDEVVRAAAAEIRTGRRIPLALPLKEDGVQAGMIPGRINPLHTMVQINQEIFGPGTVACSDDAVTMGLQSATHWDALTHVSHSGKIYNGRPADTITAHSRAQFSGIDKAGHIVSRGVLLDVARAKGLDRLPGGHAVTPEDLVEAEEFGGVTVRPGDIVLVRTGQIQVYLAGDKHGYGYPSPGLSVRTPEWFHARDVAAVANDTLTFEIFPPEIENLWLPVHALDLVEMGMHQGQNWNLEKLSTACGQERKYSFLLSAMPEPFVGGTGTPVAPVAIL
- a CDS encoding SDR family NAD(P)-dependent oxidoreductase is translated as MGNFLAGKVVAVTGAGRGIGRAVALAAAAEGAKVVVNDYGVGIEGGEPTSEIAEGVVKEILAAGGEAVAVADDISTMAGGQRIVDTALARYGRIDGVVCVAGILRERMLFNMSEEEWDPVVATHLKGTFTVFRAASAVMRKQGTGTLIGFTSGNHQGSVAQANYSAAKGGIISLVRSAALGLSRYGVTANAVAPVARTRMSANVPMELKEIGEPEDVAALVTYLLSDKAVAVGGEKITGQVYTIAGPKIAVWAQPRELRAGYAEGSWTPEKIADFLPGTVGTDPMPMLAQLEAMAKAAAAKDRPNARPGA
- a CDS encoding acyl-CoA dehydrogenase family protein, with the protein product MDFGFGAAEGELRARARQWLAGHLVGPYARAVGLGGPGSEHEGMTERRAWERELGRGGWIGQGWDVPDGAYGQQRLSLTGQVVWAEEYAALRAPGRVGHIGENLLAPTLIAYGSPEQRERFLPGIARGEELWCQGYSEPGAGSDLAGIRTAAVRDPADGRHRVTGQKIWTSLARDADWCFVLARTEPGSRRHHGLSFLLVPMDQPGRIEVRPIRQMSGTAEFNEVFFDGAVAVEVVGGEGNGWTVAMGLLALERGVSTLVQQIGFAAELERVTGAFLTSAQAGDPVLRDRLVGQWAELRTMRWHALRTLGAAAPDPGAPSVAKLLWGGWHRRLGELAVAVRGAVASAGPADWARGTPYELGLDEAQRLFLFTRADTIYGGSDEIQRNIIAERVLGLPKESR